The sequence ATGATCCTTGGCTGGTCTGAGATGTAGGTCATACCTGGGATCTCTCCGGGTTTTTGCCCGCcccagccgttggtctcgtcttagattcgggagccggatgccgatcccatgcatgttttaatcccctcactgtattaaccagtTAACCCCTTCTCAGCCGGTCCGCTGGGGTCACTCGCCAGTGTGTTGCTCAACCTGTCTGACTTACTCCCAACATCTCGTGGGGGGGCCGAGAGAGACTCGACAAACATTTAATTCTCTGACCCCTCCCCCACTACCCCTTCTTTATGAGTTACCCTCAAATTTAGCTTCTACGCAGGCTGACACGATTcagcatttatacattttattaattctaCCAGCGTACGAGTGTCAAGGACCATCCCGGAGCAGGTAGAATTcctatatatctatttttaattggccaaaaaaaagtgatttatatTGTTATGAATAGCCCCGATTTTGACACTAGCGCTGTGGCACCCTTTCTGCGCCCTCTGTAATGTGACACGTTCTCTCCGTGGCCGATTTATCTCACCAAACAGATCTTATGCAACCTACATGCGCGTTCAGTTCAAACAGGATCTGGCTGCCCCTCGCTCGCTGTTATCACCTAAAACCTTTCGACTGAATAATCCATTAACGTTATTCACTATTTTCTGTGCAGACGCACGTTACGTCCTatttcataattatatattattttgtaaatggaATTAAAGTCTGTGACTTATATAACAGAGGTTCCTGAAGTGCTGAAATATTATTATAGAAGGGAGAACCttgttatataattaatatttatagggGAAATTCCATGTTTTGAAAGCTTTACAATAGGCATTGAAAACAGTCTTTTCTAAAGCATTTCAGGTATTTCAGGtatttaatatgattttaaagggacacacctGCCGTTGTATAATGCATGTGATAGataagaggtccctttaaatttgggGGAGgggtgattctgcagaataaatAGTGTTCAGTCTAATGCCATCTAGTGGCCAaagaacagaatgacacaaaataaGGGGAAATCTGTACCGATGGTGTTAATaggacgctccagccatcatatgataGTCGAGAGAATGCTGCTGACGGGGGTCTCTTCAGACCCCTGTGTGCAGGCTGCTGAAGCTTTAAGAATTCAAGCCACGATGAAATAATAGGTGAGTTTATTACGAATGCACAGGGAGAAATCAGACATGGATCAACCCAGATATTTAGCCAATTAGTGATTTCGCTATGAGTAACTTATTTTTCTCTGCATGTTACATATTCGAGCGTGCCTCCTAACCAATAGCTAAAAAAAGAGATTATTTAACgtcacacaggagtgataagaAACGTCTGTTTTTAGTAGAGAACCAATTAACTCAAAAGTTTAAAAGCATTTGCCAGATTATTAAGAATTTAGAGCAAAACCTGGTTCCAACTATCTCGATTACCCATTGCAACAGAAGTTGGGACACATGAAGACAAAATTGAGTTTCTAAAGCAACATGGCATCTTGGCCCAGCCTTCCCCAGAAGCCCCTACGGTCCGTATCTCTCACAGCGCACAGAAAgctctcccattgatttcaatgagatctctttcctgtcactgattgactgtttcaagcagccaatcaatcaCAAGAATCCTTAGACCAAGGCAGCTGCAGTGCTGCAGATTCTGCTTCAGGTAAATACCTTCTTCCATGCTGTGCACCAACACACCAGGCCGCCTTGCAAGGTAGTGTCATGTCAGTAAGAGGTAGCGTTCCATATGCCACtcgactacaactcccacaatccTCCAAGTGGCAACCATGGGATCAGTGTTCTGACAGAAAGTTGCTGATTGGACTTCATTTGATTGTTGAAATAatatactattattaataatgatattCTTTTATTGTACCCAGAAAGTGAttatttttcctaaatattcCAAGTGAAAAATTCCAAATAACTTTGACTTCTTCATATACAAAACAGGGATTCTTAAGACATTTAGGATCCGGTCAGTTTGGGGTTTATGTTTCCTGTACTGTTACCATAAATTAACCATCTAATTGCTGCGTAGGTGGCGGCTCTCCAGGACGAGCGGAACAGCCTGTTGGCAGAAAACGAGCTTCAGAACGAAAAAATAAACCAGTTGGATAACTTTGATGAACCCAGCACGGTGGTGGCAAAGAAGTGCTTTCAGATGCAGATGCAGCTGGAACAGATACAAGAGGAGAATTTCAGGTACCCGACCCTTTAACGGGCATCAGATCTGAGCGCCCCGACGCTGTTCCTTCAGTTGTTCCTTGATTTGGTATCGGAGCTCgggattatttttattgaatgatttatatagcgccatcatattccacagcgctgtacaatgggtaaacagaacataacaagtaacatataacataacaatttgacttacataAACCCcagctcaaacaagcttacaatttagaggtcttaatatatatatatatatatacagtgtatatatctatctatctatctatctatctatctatctatctatctatctatctatctatctatctatctatctatctatctatctatctatctatctatctatctatctatctatatatatatatattcaggggTTTGTCCTATCCTTGATCTCCCTCCCAGGTCCGAaatgtcatttgttttattcctatttattatttattattattaatgtattattattttattcctttttttgctctttttcaCATTGTCGCTAGTCTCTGCCGTAGAGCAATTCTGCCCCAAATCCGACCTCCTTGCACTCTGTATTGGTAAGCACCGGTATATTTCTCTTCCTTACGTGAGAAATAAAAAtccagtttttttccttttgtcgCAGACTCGAAGCCGCGAAAGATGATTACCGCGCTCACTGCGAGGAGCTCGAAAAACAGCTGATTGAGACACAAAACAGAAACGACGAGCTGGCGAGTCTCGCAGAAGAATCAAGAGCGCTGAAAGACGAAATAGATATTTTAAGGTATTGGACGGCTCCTTGTGTGCAGATTAATAGTCAGCTCTTCTGCATTGCAAAGGCAGCACAGGAACATTCTAGAAGAATATGAGCGCTCAACGCGCATGGACAGCATACACCTAGCATACGTGTGATTGGCGGCCGATCAGCGTTTAGATTTCTGTAGGTGCTCTTCCAGCTTCATTGGATGTAGGCTGGGGGAAGAAATGAGATAGATGAGTAAAAACTGAATATATGCAGCAACATGTGACtccaatatacattaaaataaggcTAGAGGGTCCCTTTTGTTAGCGGTGCATGCACCCTCTCGGAAAAGCCGGTAGGTTAAGTTGGTTTGCAACCACCCAATCGGCTCGTAGCTTGTTGAGTAGTTGCAGTTTCAATGAGCTTCCTTAGCGGCAAGAACTTGGTTAGCATTAGATATTGTTGAAGTCAGGTGTACCTACTTTACGAAGGGCCAGCTTGGGCCTTTTTGTTGGAGAAGCGTGCTGAGGTTGGCCTTTCGTAATGCACATTGATGCAGGTGAGTGGAAAATCGATAGGAAACTCCTGCTTTTGATGAATAAAGCCCGAAGACGTTACAACGAGCGTCCTAAAATGCCACTGCTTGCTCTGAGACCATTAAGCAGACAGGTAATACTGGTGATATTTTTGCCGCTCTTCCCGTAGAGCTGCTGCCGATAAGGCAGCGAAACTGGAGTCCACCCTGGACTCGTACCGGAAGAAACTGGAGGATCTCAACGACTTACGCCGGCAAGTGAAATCGCTGGAGGACACCAATCTGATGTACATGCACAACACAGTGAGCCTGGAAGACGAGCTAAAGAAGGCAAACGCTGCTCGGGCACAGCTGGAAACGTACAAGAGGCAGGTAAGGATCCGTGCCGGGAGCCAGGTGTCCGGGGGCCTTGAGTGGCTCTGCAGAACATTTCCGTGTGAAACCCTCTGCAGAACCACGTGGCTACTCCCTATTGAGATTGACTCTGACAGGCTAGTGTTCGGTTGGTCCAAATATGACCCAGAAGGGATCAATCCTGAACCCTGCTGGTAGGGAAGAATACATTGTGCCTGTGCATGCGCAGCTCCAACAAATGAGCCAGAAGACGCGCTATAGCCATCATGGAGAAACTGATGCCTTCACTGAACAGCCAGGGGGAAATAAGCCTCCCAAGCAGCTTCTCTTACCTTCCTCACCCCATCCAGCTGGCCCAAGAGGAGGCGATAGAGGCAACTTTAGAATGTGAGTTGGTGGCAAGTGGTGTCGCTTTGGGAAACATCTCTACCAATATTTTGCCCGTGTTCTCTATCCCGAGCTGCTGCTTctgcataaagtttttttagcTCGCGTTTGGATCTATATTCTGATCTCCTCTGTCTTTTCTGACATCTCCTAAGGTTCAAGATCTTCATAGCAAGCTTTCCCAGGAATCCAAGCGAGCCGATAACCTGGCCTATGAGCTGAAGCGATTCGAAGAGAAGCAAGAGGCTTTACAGAAGGAGAAAGAGGTAACGTCCGGGTGCCCGAGGCCAAAGCCTTTCCCCAAACCGCCGTAAGAAATTCCGTGGTCTGTTTGGAACCAGGCACTCCACGGagctgacaaaaaaaacataaaaacctgCTTAAAAGATCTCAAAATGATCTTGGGTGGGAAACGGTGATATTTTTGTTGACAACCCACCCAAGATCtcccatttgcttttttttcatacttttttaGAGAATTATAGTACAGCGCGATGCCTTGAAAGAGACCAACGAGGAGCTGAGATGTTCCTTAATGCAACAGGACCAACTTAATCACTCAGGTAGGAGACCCCACTTCATCCCGCTGGAAACTGGGGATCCAAGCTACTCACAGCACTCGCGTCGGGTCTTTTTTCTGTAGACGGCTTTTGTTCCGTTAATagattccttacctcttccATCCTGAGCCATTCGATCGTTGTCTTCTAGTCTAGACAAGGGTTGGGTTTACTGGTAACATCCAGTTCACGGATTTATTCTCCACTACAGGTATTAATCACGTTTTGTCTTCGTTGTATTAGGTGAATCCGGTGTGAAAAATACGGACAATCTCGCTGCGGAACTTTTACCCGTAGAATATCGGTAAATAACTATTTTCGGCTCatcgatatgccttattttAGAGGAGATCTCCTGGTCGCGTGTCGGCTATTAgagtcccgggggggggggttgcagccTTGTCCTGTTTaatattgtttcattatttatttaaagcgtCCAAGTTAGTTTGGGTCGGAAGCTTAGCTCAGGTTTAGACCAGGGAACAGGAACTTTAGGGGTTAGTGGTATATTAAATGGCATGTATTAAATCTGCCCCTGCGTTTCGGGCATTATACTGATCATAGGAAAGATACTGAGGTTTGCCCCCCATggtgataaaaaataattaaatagtgGGTTTTTTGCCCAGTATTTTCAATCAGACTTCATTTTTACGTTTATCTTTCACTTCTTCCCGCAGAGAGATGTTTATAAGACTCcagcatgaaaataaaatgctcCGGGTGCAGCAGGATGGCTCGGAAAACGAGCGGATCGCGGATTTGCAGGTTCAGCTGGAAGAAAAGCAGCGTAAGACGAGCGAGCTGGAAACGGAGAACAGGTGAGCCGGGAGTCGGCGTTACGCCCTATTAACGCTTTACCGATATTAAGATATCGTCTccagaaatatttattacaaagaaaaaaacacaaaactgtaTAAATTCTGGTACAAAGTTTGAAATTCTTTCCACTGTAGCAACCTTTCTGGGTGGTCCGTGTTGATTTATAGAATAATACCTATTGTAATTGTAATGGCCACTAATCAGTTAAATGTTAACGCAGATATTATCACCTGACGACAGATATTGCACATTTTTGAACGTTGGTATTATAAAATGCTTGTAGTTGAAGTCGGTTAGAGCGCACGGAGTGTGCGCAGCGTGAATGCTCTCAGGGATAACGCTCGCTTCTTCCGATCAATCAGATTGAACCTGAAccgcatcgaggagctgcagcttcagatCGCCGACCTGCAGAAGACTTTGCAGAGCGAAGGAGAATCCGAGGGCGCCGGAGTGAGTATCCACACGGAGCGTTAACGTTTATAGCGGGTCTGTAACCTCTCCAAATCCTCGCCTCGCTGCTGGCATCTGGATTGCAcaattatttctgttaatttattccATGTATGTGATTCAAACGAATGTTTCTTTGAAACCTCAGGCGAAGGATTCTTGGAAAAGGGGGTATTTGGGGCAGAACAAACTAGttcatttaaagggacgctccatcCATCATATGCAGTTTGAAGCATGTGATAGCGGGGGGTTCTTTAATCTTCATTATgccccttttgcaaatgcatggcgGGATTCTGTAGAACCGCCTATATGTATTTGCTGCTTTGCCTCTCCTTGCTTACAGAAGGGGGTCTATAGAGACCACCATGGACATGCATGGAAGCACTcccttgtcactgattggctgcttaaagcaggCAGTGGCAAAATCATCAGATCACAGCGGAAGAGGGTATCTGTagctctgcagcttctccctaagttaagggattttttatttttatagaatacatattaaagtgctgATGAAGTTGCGGGGGAGAGAAAACGGTCCCTTTAAGAGACCTTCATTTCACgattagaagaagaaaaaaaaaaaggttatattcAACTCTGCTGTGATTTGTACCttaatgtgtattattttcatattcaGATATATCGATGATTTACTTCTGGCTAAATCTGGTTTTATCTGTTTCAGTCCAACATGCTCAAGAAGAAGATTGAAGCCCAAATGTAAGTAATCGTCCTGCAGTACCGTAATAAGGAGTCTATTATTCTTGGGAAATGCCGGCTAACGGTCTATGTTCTTCATAGGGAAAAACTTAAGGAAGTTCATGACGCGATAGAGACCAAAAAGGAACTTCTGGATGACCTGCAGCCGGACGTGAATCAGGACAGTAAGTAGCCCGGAACTCTTCCAGCTGATATTCAGGTTTCTACGTAAGACATTtaactaaaaacaaataaaatgtttttgcttattttttatttgtaacgtTTGGTGCTAATGAGTAATAAGAGATAACGTTCTTCCTGAAAGCTCAAAAGGTGGAGGAACTCGAGACAGCCCTGCGGAAGAAAGACGAGGACATGAAAGCCATGGAGGAACGCTATAAGATTTACCTGGAGAAAGCACGGAATGTGAGTCTCTCGTACCTGTCTAAAACATCAATACAACCTCGCTTCGTACAGAACCTGTCTCATCACAGAACCTCAATACTTACAGAACCTGTCTCCTCAT is a genomic window of Spea bombifrons isolate aSpeBom1 chromosome 6, aSpeBom1.2.pri, whole genome shotgun sequence containing:
- the HOOK1 gene encoding protein Hook homolog 1 is translated as MAGKESELCDSLILWLQTFDTAAPCKNIQDLSSGVTMAQILHEIDSAWFDETWLTRIKDDVKDNKRIKINNLKKILQGIVDYYREFLDQNISEYLLPDLNQIAERSDPTEMGRLLQLVLGCAINCEKKQEHIQTIMTLEESVQHVVMTAIQELMSKDTVDSPSLDLSGDLEHQLKRTHELLQEAQAEKEELKLRCQELDLQVAALQDERNSLLAENELQNEKINQLDNFDEPSTVVAKKCFQMQMQLEQIQEENFRLEAAKDDYRAHCEELEKQLIETQNRNDELASLAEESRALKDEIDILRAAADKAAKLESTLDSYRKKLEDLNDLRRQVKSLEDTNLMYMHNTVSLEDELKKANAARAQLETYKRQVQDLHSKLSQESKRADNLAYELKRFEEKQEALQKEKERIIVQRDALKETNEELRCSLMQQDQLNHSGESGVKNTDNLAAELLPVEYREMFIRLQHENKMLRVQQDGSENERIADLQVQLEEKQRKTSELETENRLNLNRIEELQLQIADLQKTLQSEGESEGAGSNMLKKKIEAQMEKLKEVHDAIETKKELLDDLQPDVNQDTQKVEELETALRKKDEDMKAMEERYKIYLEKARNVIKTLDPKLNPASAEIMQLRKQLTEKDQKISRLESECQQAKLREYEEKLIVTAWYNKSIEHQKLAMESRLAGRGGKDSVPGSGGRSFLAQQRHVTNARRNISVTVHPATPN